In Longimicrobium sp., a single window of DNA contains:
- the atpA gene encoding F0F1 ATP synthase subunit alpha, with the protein MPADTLLRASEIKSVLLGEIERYEEDLRAEEIGEVLEVKDGIARIYGLTGTMSSEMLEITPTRAESQPVTALALNLEEDNIGAVILGDWTLIQEGDQVRRTGRVLDIPVGPGYLGRVVNPLGEPVDGKGPIQGLDGRRQVDIVAPGIVLRQPVKEPLQTGIKAIDALIPIGRGQRELIIGDRGTGKTAIAIDTIMNQRGQGVVCVYVAIGQKASTVAGVVQRLTDAGAMDYTIVVAATASDPAPMQYIAPYAGTALAEYFMYTRGEDGRGKATLCVYDDLSKQAVAYRQMSLVLRRPPGREAYPGDVFYLHSRLLERAAKIRDDPAVVDNRTIFAPGGSLTALPLIETQAGDVSAYIPTNVISITDGQIFLEDALFYAGVRPAVNVGISVSRVGGSAQIKAMRSVAGRLRLDLAQYRELEAFSQFGSDLDPDTQATLARGERLVKALNQNERDPLPVEDQVIQIYAASNGYVERAV; encoded by the coding sequence ATGCCGGCCGACACCCTGCTGCGCGCGAGCGAGATCAAGAGCGTCCTGCTCGGCGAGATCGAGCGCTACGAGGAAGACCTGCGGGCCGAGGAGATCGGCGAGGTGCTGGAGGTCAAGGACGGGATCGCCCGCATCTACGGCCTCACCGGCACCATGTCGAGCGAGATGCTCGAGATCACCCCCACCCGGGCCGAGAGCCAGCCGGTGACGGCGCTGGCGCTCAACCTGGAGGAGGACAACATCGGCGCGGTGATCCTGGGCGACTGGACGCTGATCCAGGAGGGCGACCAGGTGCGCCGCACCGGCCGCGTGCTCGACATCCCCGTGGGCCCCGGCTACCTGGGGCGCGTGGTGAACCCGCTGGGCGAGCCGGTCGACGGCAAGGGCCCGATCCAGGGGCTCGACGGCCGGCGCCAGGTGGACATCGTGGCCCCCGGCATCGTGCTGCGCCAGCCGGTGAAGGAGCCGCTGCAGACCGGCATCAAGGCCATCGACGCCCTGATCCCGATCGGCCGCGGCCAGCGCGAGCTGATCATCGGCGACCGCGGCACCGGCAAGACGGCGATCGCCATCGACACCATCATGAACCAGAGGGGGCAGGGCGTCGTCTGCGTCTACGTCGCCATCGGCCAGAAGGCCTCGACGGTGGCGGGCGTGGTGCAGCGCCTGACCGACGCCGGCGCCATGGACTACACCATCGTGGTCGCCGCGACGGCCAGCGACCCGGCCCCGATGCAGTACATCGCCCCGTACGCGGGCACCGCGCTGGCCGAGTACTTCATGTACACGCGCGGCGAGGACGGCCGCGGCAAGGCCACGCTCTGCGTGTACGACGACCTCTCCAAGCAGGCCGTGGCGTACCGGCAGATGTCGCTGGTGCTGCGCCGCCCGCCGGGCCGCGAGGCGTACCCGGGCGACGTGTTCTACCTGCACTCGCGCCTGCTGGAGCGCGCCGCCAAGATCCGCGACGACCCGGCGGTGGTGGACAACCGGACGATCTTCGCGCCGGGCGGCTCGCTCACCGCGCTCCCCCTCATCGAAACGCAGGCGGGCGACGTCTCGGCGTACATTCCGACCAACGTCATCTCCATTACCGACGGCCAGATCTTCCTCGAGGACGCGCTCTTTTACGCCGGCGTGCGCCCGGCGGTGAACGTCGGCATCTCGGTGTCGCGCGTCGGCGGCTCCGCGCAGATCAAGGCGATGCGGTCCGTGGCGGGGCGGCTCCGGCTCGACCTGGCGCAGTACCGCGAGCTCGAGGCGTTCTCGCAGTTCGGCTCGGACCTCGACCCGGACACGCAGGCGACGCTGGCCCGCGGCGAGCGGCTCGTGAAGGCGCTCAACCAGAACGAGCGCGACCCGCTCCCGGTCGAGGACCAGGTCATCCAGATCTACGCGGCCTCGAACGGCTACGTCGAGCGGGCGGTAC
- the atpH gene encoding ATP synthase F1 subunit delta: MRAEIIARNYAETLLELARRHGGRPTVDEFLAAAEGLAELARDPRVREFLASPRISAEARKEALRGALTGRVPELFLRFVMVVVDKRRQRLLGEIAAQYRALVDELSGRVRVDVEISHAPDEALQADIGNALARRLGKTVFPTFRVNPELLGGMVVRVGDTILDGSVRSRAQGLRRRLLAVELPHGNGRGGPGGDGRASA; this comes from the coding sequence GTGCGCGCCGAGATCATCGCCAGGAACTACGCCGAGACGCTGCTGGAGCTGGCGCGGCGCCACGGCGGGCGCCCCACGGTCGACGAGTTCCTCGCGGCCGCGGAAGGCCTGGCCGAGCTGGCGCGCGACCCGCGCGTGCGCGAGTTCCTCGCCAGCCCCCGCATCTCCGCCGAGGCGCGCAAGGAGGCGCTCCGCGGCGCGCTGACGGGGCGGGTCCCCGAGCTCTTCCTGCGCTTCGTGATGGTGGTGGTCGACAAGCGCCGCCAGCGCCTGCTGGGCGAGATCGCCGCGCAGTACCGCGCCCTGGTCGACGAGCTGTCGGGGCGGGTGCGGGTGGACGTGGAGATCAGCCACGCCCCCGACGAGGCGCTGCAGGCCGACATCGGCAACGCGCTGGCCCGCCGGCTGGGGAAGACGGTGTTCCCCACCTTCCGGGTGAACCCGGAGCTGCTGGGCGGGATGGTGGTGCGCGTGGGCGACACCATCCTGGACGGCTCGGTGCGGAGCCGCGCCCAGGGCCTGCGCCGGCGCCTGCTGGCGGTAGAGCTCCCGCACGGCAACGGCCGGGGCGGGCCCGGCGGCGACGGGCGCGCTTCGGCGTGA